From one Pedobacter faecalis genomic stretch:
- a CDS encoding TonB-dependent receptor: protein MKRITSVWLFAFWATSTSAQSDTSKTLREIVIRPYFSEQTLQRSTGSISLIDSTALSRQPSSSLVSAMNTLPGIRMDERSPGSYRLSIRGSLLRSPFGVRNVKIYLDEFPLTDAGGNSYLNAIDAAAISGIQILKGPQSSVYGANSGGVILVDPGNNSEGPSVSIEAGSFGLFRQSAGYSLTSDRYKLRLTQAYQRSDGYRDHSAMERKYIQALHEFRYSTDAVLKVFAFYSDLEYQTPGGLTAQQFTLNPRASRPATGTTPGAAEQKAGIYSRTFYGGVSNNWLINKDLRYLISVYGSHTDFKNPFITNFETRKEQSLGLRTYLEYTRELSEVTINANLGIEGTRTRSDVDNYDNYGGLRGPQQSADDLTAHSNFAFAQVSFDLHNKVLVELSTSLNLFNYHFQTLMPTPSGREKISFDKQIMPRLAVSYRRNDNLTLRASASRGYSPPTLAEVRASNQLVNTGLEAEHGWNTEGGINYRSANRKLEIDLNYFFYQLRAAIVRRVDAADTEYFINSGGTRQEGLETSMSLWLLPPRSSGLLRSLQVQNSWTLSHFRFRGYLNAGNDYSGNMLTGVPKTVSSASADLVLSGQYSLFLQHLYTSSIPLNDANTIFGAKYHLVQAKAAKTFRAGYTPIVLYVGADNLLNQHYSLGNDLNAFGGRYFNAAAKRNFYAGLSVKL, encoded by the coding sequence ATGAAAAGAATAACAAGTGTATGGCTTTTTGCCTTTTGGGCGACTTCCACCAGCGCGCAGTCAGACACAAGTAAAACCCTGAGGGAAATCGTAATACGGCCCTACTTTTCCGAGCAGACACTCCAGAGAAGCACAGGATCGATAAGCTTAATTGATTCGACCGCATTGAGCAGGCAGCCCTCCAGCTCGCTGGTGTCGGCCATGAACACTTTGCCCGGGATCCGGATGGACGAGCGTTCTCCTGGTAGTTACCGGCTCTCCATCCGCGGAAGTCTACTGCGTTCGCCGTTTGGTGTTAGAAATGTAAAAATCTATTTAGACGAGTTCCCATTGACTGATGCGGGCGGCAACAGTTACCTTAACGCGATCGACGCGGCGGCAATATCGGGAATCCAAATACTGAAAGGGCCCCAAAGCAGTGTATATGGCGCTAATTCAGGCGGCGTGATCCTTGTTGACCCAGGTAACAATTCAGAAGGCCCTTCGGTTAGTATTGAAGCTGGGTCGTTCGGGCTTTTCAGGCAATCGGCTGGCTATAGCCTGACCTCCGATCGTTATAAACTGAGGCTGACTCAGGCTTACCAGCGGAGTGACGGGTACCGGGATCATAGTGCCATGGAACGAAAGTACATTCAGGCTCTGCATGAGTTCCGTTATAGTACCGACGCAGTTCTAAAAGTTTTCGCCTTCTATTCTGACCTGGAGTACCAGACGCCGGGGGGACTAACTGCCCAGCAATTTACTTTAAATCCGAGAGCGTCGAGACCAGCAACAGGCACCACCCCTGGTGCGGCAGAACAGAAGGCGGGAATTTATAGCCGGACATTTTACGGAGGGGTATCCAACAATTGGCTGATCAATAAAGACCTAAGATATTTGATTAGTGTTTATGGCTCACATACCGATTTCAAAAATCCTTTCATCACCAACTTTGAAACACGCAAGGAACAAAGCCTTGGTTTGCGTACTTACCTGGAATATACAAGGGAATTATCCGAAGTCACCATCAACGCTAATCTCGGAATAGAAGGAACGCGCACACGCTCGGACGTCGACAATTACGATAATTACGGAGGTCTGCGAGGACCGCAGCAGTCGGCCGATGATCTGACAGCACATTCGAATTTTGCTTTCGCTCAGGTTAGTTTCGACCTACATAACAAGGTGCTTGTCGAACTTTCAACAAGTCTAAATCTTTTCAACTACCATTTCCAAACGCTGATGCCCACGCCCTCGGGTCGTGAAAAAATAAGTTTTGATAAGCAGATAATGCCGCGTCTGGCTGTTTCCTACCGTAGAAATGACAACCTTACCCTCAGAGCTTCCGCCAGCCGGGGCTACTCCCCACCCACCCTGGCAGAAGTTCGCGCCTCAAACCAGCTGGTGAATACCGGACTGGAAGCTGAGCATGGCTGGAATACGGAAGGAGGGATTAACTACAGGTCGGCAAACCGAAAATTGGAAATTGACTTGAATTATTTCTTTTATCAGCTTAGAGCGGCAATCGTAAGACGTGTGGACGCCGCGGACACTGAGTATTTTATAAATTCCGGCGGTACAAGGCAAGAAGGCCTTGAAACAAGTATGTCATTATGGCTTTTGCCACCCCGTTCCTCTGGCTTGCTGCGATCTCTTCAGGTACAAAATTCGTGGACGCTTAGTCACTTCCGTTTCCGTGGGTACTTAAATGCTGGAAACGATTATTCGGGTAACATGCTTACCGGTGTACCTAAAACTGTTTCTTCAGCAAGCGCCGATCTGGTATTATCTGGTCAGTACAGTTTGTTCTTACAGCATCTGTACACATCTTCCATCCCGCTAAACGACGCAAATACCATCTTTGGCGCCAAATATCATCTTGTACAAGCCAAAGCTGCAAAAACCTTTCGGGCCGGCTATACACCAATTGTTCTGTACGTTGGGGCAGATAACCTTCTTAATCAGCACTACAGTTTGGGAAATGACCTGAACGCTTTCGGAGGCAGATATTTCAACGCCGCTGCAAAAAGAAACTTCTATGCCGGTTTATCTGTTAAACTTTAA
- a CDS encoding flavin monoamine oxidase family protein has product MDKQSVIIVGGGISGLYAASLLGELCEVTILEASDRFGGRILDLKIEGFSSSLKYGAEFIHGEADLTFSLLNEAGISYSEVNGTTYRARKGKLLRSEMMMEGWDGLLEAMSQIERDMTLMEFLDTHFKHPECKELRAETIRYAEGYDTADPDRISVKALYKEWSEEDRTYQISPGYGVLAAYLIERCVKLGVQLHADCCVRNINWDGELCEVRTAMQTYSAHKVLVTVPLARLTDTDENTKLSFFPPLNDYKKAAGDIGFGAAIKIFASFSTPIWPKDAAFLFSDQAIQTWWTQLPYTSNILTGWAGGNYAKELSKLPEQELKQVALRSLAGTLGMSEARVKSHLQAMAIANWEQHKWIYGAYSYPTPRTTSARRLLNTPVADKIYFAGEALSNEFSGTVEAALLSAKAMVTQMITSLRSA; this is encoded by the coding sequence ATGGATAAGCAATCTGTGATAATAGTTGGCGGCGGTATATCTGGGCTATATGCTGCCAGTCTGCTCGGTGAATTGTGTGAAGTAACTATCCTTGAAGCTTCCGATCGTTTCGGTGGTCGCATTTTGGATTTGAAAATAGAAGGGTTTAGTTCGAGCCTTAAATATGGTGCTGAATTTATACATGGCGAAGCTGATCTTACATTCTCTTTATTGAACGAGGCTGGAATATCTTACAGCGAGGTGAACGGCACAACCTATCGGGCAAGGAAAGGTAAACTGCTTCGATCTGAAATGATGATGGAGGGTTGGGATGGATTGCTTGAAGCCATGAGTCAGATAGAAAGAGATATGACGCTGATGGAGTTCCTAGACACCCACTTCAAGCATCCTGAATGTAAAGAACTAAGGGCTGAAACGATACGGTATGCAGAAGGTTATGATACAGCCGACCCAGACAGAATAAGTGTTAAAGCTTTGTACAAGGAGTGGTCGGAAGAAGACCGTACCTACCAGATCAGCCCCGGATATGGTGTGCTGGCAGCATACCTTATAGAGCGATGCGTTAAGCTTGGCGTGCAGCTTCATGCAGATTGTTGTGTCAGGAATATTAACTGGGACGGAGAACTTTGCGAGGTACGTACTGCCATGCAAACGTATTCTGCCCACAAGGTTCTTGTGACTGTTCCGCTTGCCCGACTGACGGACACCGACGAGAACACGAAACTCTCCTTTTTCCCGCCGTTAAATGATTACAAAAAAGCAGCCGGGGATATTGGCTTTGGAGCGGCTATAAAAATATTTGCCTCCTTCTCCACGCCCATTTGGCCAAAAGATGCGGCATTCCTTTTTAGTGACCAAGCGATACAAACCTGGTGGACCCAACTTCCCTACACCAGCAATATACTTACCGGATGGGCCGGAGGCAATTATGCAAAAGAATTAAGTAAACTGCCCGAACAGGAGTTGAAGCAGGTCGCACTGAGATCGCTGGCCGGAACTCTCGGCATGTCGGAGGCAAGGGTGAAAAGCCATCTCCAGGCTATGGCGATCGCAAACTGGGAGCAACATAAATGGATCTATGGCGCGTACAGCTACCCGACACCACGCACCACCAGCGCAAGAAGGCTGCTCAACACACCTGTTGCAGACAAAATTTATTTCGCCGGCGAAGCGCTTTCAAATGAATTTTCGGGCACTGTGGAAGCAGCCCTGCTCAGTGCCAAAGCAATGGTAACACAGATGATCACTTCCTTACGTAGCGCGTAA
- a CDS encoding ATP-binding protein translates to MDIKKVLHIFLLLITVCCQPLTAHTSDRVGIPEAKDGILDLRKYSFNQEIALNGEWKFYWLKLVNPKTAAETGVKARFPFRWDGYNMNGVKLPSFGYASYRLRVLLPETTEQLQLTMPDVYSAYTLFINGEEVLSNGQVSNDPAKFIPHWQYKAVDIEQGTDTLDLVLYIANFVHSKGGVKKPILLGQKMHLESERQQAEAIDLVLTGCLFMGGLFFLGLYVLSNRDNAILLFSLYSIVYSYRIAGIDNYVLHSVFPDISWYLTVRLEYCTLFFGIGLFGLYTKFLYPNQMNKYLAAIIITICFGFAIISLVTPPLIFTRLINPFLLVMVFCIVYIPYVYIAAYRARRPGAAYALASSVALMSIFTISLLHYWTIIPQLQLVSFAGYISFFFLQSLVLSHRVSYILKEARQQAETGLKVKTDFLSTMSHEIRTPLNSVIGMSHLMLKNNPREDQVKQLDVLLFSANHLLSIVNDILDYNKIEAGMAKFEYVEMDIISLAENVLSGLQIQAQRKGISLTAKLDSRISFKLIGDPTRTSQVITNLVHNAIKFTKEGGVELRIDLEEETETAVWLRVSVADTGIGISPDHQHIIFDRFTQADSSTSRSFGGTGLGLSICKRILELQGAKLEVSSEEGRGSVFYFRQRFDRGSNAAAQPPAVELRKERSLAGVEILLVEDNPLNVKVAQGFLSSWGAHVDLAVNGKEALDLVDPGKHKVVLMDLHMPVMDGYQSAREMRSRGVNIPIIALTANLPDEIKDQIVMSGINDVVVKPFLPEILLSMITRYVRK, encoded by the coding sequence ATGGACATAAAGAAGGTACTCCATATATTTTTGCTGCTGATAACAGTATGCTGTCAGCCACTGACCGCACATACATCAGATCGTGTCGGCATTCCTGAGGCAAAAGACGGTATCCTGGATCTTCGAAAGTATTCTTTCAATCAAGAGATCGCGCTGAATGGGGAATGGAAATTTTATTGGCTGAAGCTTGTTAATCCTAAAACAGCAGCGGAAACCGGCGTAAAAGCGCGCTTCCCTTTTCGATGGGATGGGTACAATATGAATGGGGTGAAGCTCCCAAGCTTTGGTTACGCATCATACAGACTTAGGGTGTTGCTGCCTGAAACGACTGAGCAGTTGCAATTGACTATGCCCGATGTTTATTCTGCGTATACACTTTTCATCAACGGGGAAGAAGTGCTGTCGAATGGTCAGGTAAGTAATGACCCCGCCAAATTTATTCCTCACTGGCAGTATAAAGCGGTAGACATTGAGCAGGGAACCGATACGCTCGACCTCGTACTCTATATTGCCAATTTTGTACATAGTAAGGGTGGGGTTAAAAAGCCAATACTGCTCGGACAAAAAATGCATCTGGAAAGTGAGCGGCAACAGGCAGAAGCAATAGATCTTGTGCTGACGGGGTGTTTGTTCATGGGCGGCCTGTTTTTTCTGGGCCTTTACGTGCTCAGTAACCGTGATAATGCTATTCTGTTGTTCTCGCTTTACTCAATAGTTTACAGCTACAGAATCGCTGGCATTGACAATTATGTTCTGCATTCTGTTTTTCCTGATATCAGCTGGTATCTTACCGTTAGACTAGAGTACTGTACCTTATTTTTTGGCATTGGACTATTTGGCTTGTATACGAAGTTCTTGTATCCAAACCAGATGAACAAATACCTCGCAGCCATCATTATTACCATATGTTTTGGATTTGCTATCATCTCTCTCGTAACACCACCTTTGATTTTCACGAGACTGATTAACCCCTTTTTGCTTGTGATGGTTTTTTGCATCGTTTATATACCCTATGTGTATATAGCCGCCTACCGTGCACGCAGGCCTGGCGCGGCCTATGCCTTGGCAAGTTCGGTGGCATTAATGTCGATATTTACCATATCGCTCCTTCATTACTGGACGATCATTCCTCAGTTGCAACTCGTTAGTTTCGCCGGCTATATCAGTTTCTTTTTCCTGCAATCGCTTGTATTATCGCATCGTGTGTCATACATTCTGAAAGAGGCACGGCAACAGGCTGAAACAGGACTGAAAGTGAAAACAGATTTTCTAAGTACGATGAGCCATGAAATACGTACGCCGCTCAACTCTGTTATCGGAATGAGCCATCTTATGCTTAAAAATAATCCTCGCGAAGATCAGGTAAAGCAGTTGGACGTATTGCTGTTTTCTGCTAATCATCTGCTTTCGATAGTTAACGACATTTTGGATTACAACAAGATTGAAGCCGGAATGGCCAAGTTCGAGTACGTGGAAATGGATATTATTTCCCTGGCAGAAAACGTACTCTCCGGGTTGCAAATTCAGGCGCAGCGCAAGGGAATAAGCCTGACCGCCAAGTTAGATAGCCGCATCAGCTTTAAGTTGATCGGTGATCCAACCCGAACTTCACAGGTTATCACTAATCTGGTGCATAACGCAATTAAATTTACCAAGGAGGGCGGTGTAGAACTTCGTATTGATCTTGAAGAAGAAACCGAGACGGCGGTCTGGCTCCGCGTCAGTGTTGCAGATACAGGTATTGGCATATCTCCCGATCACCAGCACATTATCTTCGACCGTTTTACACAGGCTGACTCCTCAACATCAAGAAGTTTCGGCGGTACCGGTTTGGGCCTCTCCATTTGTAAAAGAATTCTGGAGTTGCAAGGTGCAAAGCTTGAGGTTTCCAGTGAAGAAGGAAGAGGATCGGTGTTTTATTTCCGCCAGCGCTTTGATCGTGGTTCTAATGCGGCGGCTCAGCCACCTGCAGTTGAACTCAGAAAAGAGAGGTCGCTGGCTGGCGTGGAGATTTTACTGGTAGAGGACAATCCACTCAATGTGAAAGTGGCTCAGGGATTTTTAAGCAGCTGGGGCGCTCATGTAGACCTGGCAGTAAACGGAAAGGAAGCGCTCGATCTTGTAGATCCGGGCAAGCACAAGGTGGTTCTTATGGATTTACATATGCCCGTTATGGATGGGTATCAATCGGCCCGCGAAATGCGAAGCAGAGGTGTAAATATCCCAATTATCGCATTAACCGCTAATTTGCCAGATGAGATTAAAGACCAGATTGTGATGTCGGGAATTAATGATGTGGTGGTAAAACCCTTCCTCCCTGAAATCTTGCTTTCAATGATTACGCGCTACGTAAGGAAGTGA
- a CDS encoding RluA family pseudouridine synthase, with protein MAVAERDVLYEDNHLIAINKRSGDIVQVDETGDEPLDEQVKKYLAVKYNKPNSAFLGVVHRLDRPVSGVILFSKTSKALERMNAVFKNRQVKKTYWAVVRNKPAKLSGTLVHWLVKNPKKNVVSAYQSEVSGSQRAELSYRLIGELNGYYLLEIDPLTGRSHQIRVQLSTMGCPIVGDNKYGYPRGSRKGSICLHARRLQFTHPVKKEPVEIFAKLPEDGFWDRFEGFDS; from the coding sequence ATGGCTGTTGCTGAGCGCGATGTTCTTTATGAAGACAACCATCTTATTGCCATAAACAAGAGGTCGGGCGACATTGTCCAGGTTGATGAAACGGGCGACGAGCCGCTGGACGAGCAAGTCAAAAAATACCTCGCTGTCAAATATAATAAACCTAACAGTGCATTTCTTGGTGTTGTACATCGACTGGACAGACCGGTTAGTGGCGTAATTCTCTTTTCCAAGACAAGTAAAGCGCTTGAACGGATGAATGCTGTGTTCAAAAACAGGCAGGTAAAAAAGACTTATTGGGCCGTTGTAAGAAATAAGCCGGCCAAATTGTCTGGTACGCTGGTTCACTGGCTGGTAAAAAATCCCAAAAAAAATGTAGTGAGTGCTTACCAAAGCGAAGTAAGCGGCAGTCAGCGCGCCGAGCTGAGTTACCGGCTTATTGGTGAACTCAATGGTTATTACCTTTTAGAGATTGACCCCCTTACCGGCAGATCCCATCAGATCAGGGTTCAATTGTCTACCATGGGCTGTCCAATTGTTGGCGATAACAAATACGGCTATCCGCGGGGGAGCCGAAAAGGGAGTATCTGCCTACACGCCCGGCGCCTTCAATTTACCCATCCTGTAAAGAAAGAGCCGGTAGAGATATTTGCGAAGCTTCCTGAAGATGGTTTCTGGGATCGCTTTGAAGGTTTTGACAGTTAG
- the panB gene encoding 3-methyl-2-oxobutanoate hydroxymethyltransferase: protein MSVHKEVKRITTHILQEMKQQREKIAMLTAYDYSMATILDDAGLDVLLVGDSASNVMAGHETTLPITLDQMIYHAQAVVRGAKRAFVVVDLPFGSYQGNSKEALNSAIRIMKESGAHGVKLEGGAEIAESISRIITAGIPVMGHLGLTPQSIYKFGTYTVRAKNEAEADKLKSDALALQDAGCFAVVLEKIPAKLAQTVSKSLVIPTIGIGAGPYCDGQVLVVNDMIGLTKGFRPRFLRQYLDLYENILGAAQSYIKDVKSADFPNEKEQY, encoded by the coding sequence ATGTCGGTACACAAGGAAGTTAAGCGCATTACGACCCATATCCTTCAGGAGATGAAGCAACAAAGGGAGAAGATAGCTATGCTTACAGCTTATGACTATTCTATGGCTACTATTCTTGATGATGCCGGACTGGATGTGCTGCTTGTTGGTGATTCTGCTTCAAACGTTATGGCAGGACACGAAACTACGTTGCCCATTACGCTTGATCAGATGATCTATCATGCGCAGGCCGTTGTACGTGGCGCCAAGCGCGCATTCGTGGTAGTTGATCTGCCTTTTGGAAGTTACCAGGGTAACTCTAAGGAGGCGCTGAACTCTGCCATCAGGATTATGAAAGAATCCGGCGCGCATGGAGTGAAGTTGGAAGGCGGGGCGGAGATTGCAGAGTCGATTTCCCGTATTATCACGGCAGGTATTCCGGTTATGGGCCATCTTGGTCTTACACCACAGTCGATCTACAAGTTTGGGACCTATACCGTACGTGCAAAAAATGAGGCAGAAGCAGATAAGCTCAAGTCGGATGCCCTTGCTTTACAAGATGCAGGCTGCTTCGCTGTAGTCCTTGAAAAGATTCCCGCCAAGCTCGCTCAGACAGTCTCCAAAAGCCTTGTGATTCCTACTATAGGTATTGGTGCCGGACCGTACTGCGATGGGCAAGTACTTGTTGTAAATGATATGATCGGACTTACTAAGGGTTTCCGTCCGCGTTTCCTGAGACAATACCTTGATTTGTACGAAAACATACTTGGTGCTGCACAGAGCTATATTAAAGATGTTAAGTCGGCTGACTTCCCCAATGAAAAGGAGCAGTACTAA
- the carA gene encoding glutamine-hydrolyzing carbamoyl-phosphate synthase small subunit — translation MTNYTKLPAILLLADGTVYYGKAAGKIGTTTGEICFNTGMTGYQEIFTDPSYFAQIMVTTNAHIGNYGIHKEETESESIKIAGLVCKNYNIGYSRKEASESIQDYFQNENIVGISDIDTRALVRHIRNKGAMNAIISSEITDLDELKAKLAEVPSMDGLELSSKVSTKEPYYIGSPDAPYKVAALDLGIKKNILRNFDDRDLYVKVFPAKTTFEEMNEWGADGYFISNGPGDPSAMPYAIETVQKVLEANKPMFGICLGHQLLAEANGIGTMKMFNGHRGLNHPVKNIIKNHCEVTSQNHGFGVIPEEVRASDKVEITHVNLNDNSIEGIRVKGKKAFSVQYHPESSPGPHDSRYLFDDFIGMIKGEVTW, via the coding sequence ATGACTAACTACACGAAGTTGCCTGCAATCTTGTTACTGGCTGATGGAACGGTTTACTATGGTAAGGCTGCCGGAAAAATAGGTACTACAACTGGCGAAATCTGCTTTAACACGGGCATGACAGGATACCAGGAAATATTTACAGATCCTTCATACTTCGCTCAAATTATGGTTACCACAAATGCCCATATCGGAAACTATGGTATACATAAGGAGGAAACTGAATCGGAGAGCATAAAGATCGCGGGTTTGGTTTGTAAAAATTATAACATTGGCTATAGCCGGAAAGAAGCCTCTGAATCTATTCAGGATTACTTCCAAAACGAAAACATTGTCGGCATTTCAGACATTGATACACGTGCGCTTGTTCGTCACATCAGAAATAAAGGCGCCATGAACGCGATCATTTCTTCTGAAATCACTGATCTGGACGAACTAAAAGCAAAACTTGCCGAAGTGCCTTCTATGGACGGTCTTGAACTGTCCTCAAAGGTATCTACGAAAGAACCGTATTACATCGGTTCACCGGATGCGCCTTATAAAGTTGCAGCACTGGATTTGGGAATTAAGAAAAATATTCTGCGGAATTTTGATGACAGGGACCTGTACGTAAAAGTATTCCCTGCCAAGACCACTTTTGAAGAGATGAACGAATGGGGTGCAGATGGTTACTTTATATCAAATGGCCCCGGCGATCCTTCTGCAATGCCTTATGCGATCGAAACTGTCCAGAAGGTACTGGAAGCTAATAAACCAATGTTTGGTATCTGTCTCGGACATCAGCTACTTGCCGAAGCAAACGGTATCGGAACGATGAAAATGTTCAACGGCCACCGTGGATTAAATCACCCGGTAAAAAATATTATCAAAAACCATTGCGAGGTAACGTCGCAAAACCATGGTTTTGGAGTTATACCTGAAGAGGTAAGGGCATCTGACAAGGTAGAGATCACACATGTGAACCTGAACGACAATTCCATTGAAGGTATCCGAGTGAAAGGCAAGAAGGCATTCTCTGTACAATATCACCCCGAATCATCACCGGGCCCGCATGATTCGCGTTACCTTTTCGATGACTTTATCGGAATGATAAAAGGCGAAGTCACCTGGTAG
- a CDS encoding ABC transporter ATP-binding protein translates to MEQKKAIISVKDLVKKYGDFTAVKGISFEVFENEIFGLLGPNGAGKTTTLEIIESLRKKSSGSVHVDGLDVDKDPTLIKRVIGVQLQAAGYYPNLNLIELIELFSGLYGVDVQPMDMLEKVNLQDKAKAKYKALSGGQKQRFSIATTLINNPKIIFLDEPTTGLDPQARRNLWDLITNIRNQGTTVVLTTHYMDEAEQLCDRVAFVENGEILVLDTPDNLIDNLVNSGFERKKEVKRANLEDVFINLTGKAWREDH, encoded by the coding sequence ATGGAGCAAAAAAAAGCGATTATCAGTGTCAAAGACCTGGTAAAAAAGTATGGCGATTTTACAGCCGTTAAAGGCATCAGCTTTGAGGTGTTTGAAAACGAAATATTTGGCTTACTTGGTCCGAACGGTGCTGGTAAAACCACCACGCTCGAGATTATCGAATCCTTGCGAAAGAAAAGCTCCGGTTCCGTTCATGTAGATGGGCTGGATGTTGACAAGGACCCTACGCTCATAAAACGCGTTATTGGGGTGCAGCTGCAGGCTGCGGGTTATTACCCAAACCTCAATCTTATAGAGCTTATAGAACTTTTCTCAGGACTGTATGGTGTCGATGTGCAGCCTATGGACATGCTGGAAAAGGTCAACCTGCAGGACAAAGCCAAAGCTAAGTATAAGGCGCTTTCAGGGGGGCAGAAGCAGCGTTTCTCGATTGCTACCACCCTGATCAATAATCCTAAAATTATCTTCCTTGACGAGCCCACAACGGGCCTGGACCCACAGGCCAGACGCAACCTTTGGGACCTTATCACCAATATTCGCAATCAAGGCACTACGGTTGTACTCACTACACATTACATGGATGAAGCTGAACAACTGTGTGATCGTGTTGCTTTTGTGGAAAATGGCGAGATCTTGGTGCTGGATACCCCCGATAATCTCATAGATAACCTCGTCAACAGTGGTTTCGAACGTAAAAAGGAAGTAAAACGGGCTAACCTTGAAGACGTATTTATTAACCTCACGGGTAAAGCCTGGCGGGAAGATCATTAA
- a CDS encoding ABC transporter permease: MRKNYSDTLATLALAKASFRSIMRSPSAVIFTLAFPLIFILVFGFLSGGGIHLRVAVQPGSDLQNPVIKALESNTVVQLVKNKDTSEIRSALEKGTYDALIAVASNPAGYPAYTVSVQYTSAAVDKGSIFKSVLNNLLFNLNSKGVMPTVAELKESTVTGRIYRTIDFILPGQLGFSLLSTGVFGTAFVFFSLRQNLVIKRFFATPVKRSSIVFGEGLARIGFALLGALFIILLGHFFFHFTLIHGAVTVINMLLLALIGLVVFMGFGFVVSGVAKSESTIPPISNIITLPQFLLSGTFFSIDAFPSWLQPISRALPLTYLNDAMRKVAFEGAGLWDVRYQILIMVIWGTAIYALAVKVFKWE, translated from the coding sequence ATGAGGAAGAACTACAGCGATACGCTTGCCACCCTAGCCCTGGCTAAAGCTAGTTTCAGATCCATTATGCGCAGCCCCTCGGCGGTAATATTCACCCTGGCTTTTCCACTCATTTTTATTCTTGTTTTTGGTTTCCTGAGTGGCGGAGGTATACATCTTCGCGTAGCTGTACAACCGGGATCTGACTTACAAAACCCGGTGATTAAAGCACTTGAATCCAATACCGTTGTTCAACTTGTAAAAAACAAAGATACCTCAGAGATTCGAAGCGCCCTGGAAAAAGGCACTTACGATGCGTTGATCGCGGTTGCTTCTAATCCAGCAGGGTATCCCGCGTATACCGTCTCGGTTCAATACACATCAGCGGCTGTAGATAAAGGCAGCATTTTCAAATCTGTTTTAAACAATTTGTTGTTTAATCTTAATAGCAAAGGCGTTATGCCAACCGTAGCAGAACTGAAAGAGAGTACTGTGACCGGACGTATATACCGCACCATCGATTTCATCCTTCCTGGTCAGCTGGGTTTTTCACTGTTAAGTACCGGGGTTTTTGGTACCGCATTTGTTTTTTTTAGTTTGAGGCAAAATCTCGTAATCAAGCGTTTCTTTGCAACCCCGGTGAAGAGGTCGAGCATTGTTTTCGGAGAAGGCCTTGCGCGCATTGGTTTTGCGCTGCTCGGAGCACTCTTTATTATTCTGCTCGGACATTTCTTTTTTCATTTTACGTTGATACACGGTGCAGTCACAGTGATTAACATGCTTCTTCTGGCCTTAATCGGACTAGTCGTGTTTATGGGTTTCGGGTTTGTGGTTTCAGGTGTAGCCAAAAGCGAAAGTACCATACCACCTATCTCCAACATCATAACGCTTCCACAGTTCCTCCTCTCAGGAACATTCTTTTCCATTGATGCATTCCCTTCCTGGCTGCAGCCTATAAGCCGGGCCCTGCCGCTTACTTACCTGAATGACGCTATGCGAAAAGTAGCTTTTGAGGGTGCCGGTTTATGGGATGTGCGATACCAGATTTTGATCATGGTGATCTGGGGGACTGCTATTTACGCCCTTGCAGTCAAAGTTTTTAAATGGGAATAG